DNA from Planifilum fulgidum:
GGTGGTCGTCTACTCTTTCTTCAGCTATGAAAACGTGTGGGATCGGATCGTCACCCGACTGCTGCTCTTGCCTGTCGTCGTCGGATTGTCCTATGAAATGCTGCGTTTCACCAACGCGGTGCGGGACATTCCCATCCTCAGCTACCTCGGCTATCCGGGACTGTGGCTTCAAAAATTGACCACCCGCGAACCTCGGGACGATCAGGTGGAAGTGGCCATCGCCGCCTTTGAACGCATGCGCAGCCTGGATCGCCTGTATGCCGAAAAATCCGCCGTCTCCTCCAAGGTTTCGTTCGGGACGACCCGGCTCGACCTGCAATGAACCCCTGGGGAAATGAGGTTGGTCGAATGTACGGTCGAAAGTGGAAAATCTGGCGCTACACCGTTTACGCGCTGATCGGGGTCGGGGTGCTGCACGTTTTCGGCCAAAAACCCGGGGCCATTCTCTTCCCCCTGCTGTTGGTGGGGATCATCTACTTTCTCTACAAACATCCCCCCCGATGGTTGATGCGCTTTACCCATCCGACGCGCCCCTATCCTTCGGGAAAACCCCTTCCCCGCAGCGGCAAGCGAAGTGCCAAAGAAAGACCCCGCCTCCGGGTGATCGAAGGAAAAAAAGCGAAAAATCCCCGGGGGAAAACAACCAACACCAGCACCCGTTAAAGGCAAAGCAAGTGAATTGAACCCGCCGCCCTAAAGGCGGCGGTCTTTTTTTCGGAACCGATTCGAGGAAAATCGCCCCTTATCACATCCCGCGGCGGACAAGACTTGCCGCCAAGGACAGCGGCGTTCACCCCCCTTGAGGCCGACCGGCGGAGAAATCCGGATCAGTCGCGTCCCCGCCGAACGACATCCGCCCGTCCAGAGCGCGATATCCGCAGGCGTCCGGGCATCCGCGGCAATCGCTTCCCGGATCCCATGGCGCAGGCGAACCGGTCCTCCGGATATCCCTCGCCGTTTTCATCATGATCAAAGCCCTGCTGATCCGAGGATCAACAGGGCTTTACGCCCGCAGAACGGAATCCGGGGCAGGCTGCGGGGGCCCTCAAAATCCGATCACCGCAAGGGACCGGGGGCCGAATCTTCACCGAAGGGTTTGCCCGTGCTCTCTTCGATCACTTTGACCGTCTTCCGAACTTCTCCCAGCAAATAGGGAACGACGAGGACCTGAGGATAAAACCGCCCTGGCTGGGGCGCCGACTCCTTGACGACGATCTCCCACCCCTGCTTGCCGGACCGGACTTGGGAAAGGGTGAGGCGGTAACCCGGATTGGGACGAATCCCCGCAGTGATGAGCAAATACCGCCGATCGGCATGGGCAAAAAAATGAATCCCCCGCTTCTCCTTGGTGGAGGCAACCCATTGGACCACGGATGCGGGAAGTTTTTTTTCCTCATCCCGGGAGATCAATTGGAATGGAACCGGTTCCCTTTGCTTATCCCCCATGCTCAGCCACATCCCCTTCCACCTCGGGCGCCGGGCGCATCGTGTAACGGACCGGCGAAGAGCCGAGGCGCATGGCCAAATAATCCGAAAATTTCCATTTGTCGAAGAAGGCTTCTGCGGCCTTCCTTCCCGCCTCGTACAGCGCTTGCCGCTTCTCGCGGGAGATGTGAAAATCCGTCATCCCGACGCCCGAGACCGGAACCTGAATGGTCCGGAGCCGGTCCTGCTCCTTGATATGCCGGTTGTCATGGGCTTCCATCATTGTCAGAAACATTGCGCGGAACAGGGAAATCGGACCGTGTATCTCGCGGGGTTGCCCCTCCGTCTCCGAAATGAGGCGAAAACCGAAGGTGGGCCAGCGGGGCCGGTCCCTGTCAAACAACCAGACCGGAAAATTGCTCAACAAGCCGCCATCGACAATGTAGCTCACCCGTTTTGACGGCCGGTACCAAATCTTGACCGGATCAAAAAAATACGGGATGCTGCAACTCATTCGCACGGCGCGGGCCACCGTCAGCCGTTCGGCGGGATATCCGTATTCCTCCAGATCCTTCGGCAGCACCAGGAGCGCCCCCCGGCTGATATCCGACGCAATGATGCGGAGCTTCCGATCTTTCAGATCGGCGAAGGTCCGGACCCCCTTTTTTTCGAGCAACTTTCCGATCCACTGTTCCAGCGGACGGCCGGAATAAAGCCCCTTCTTCACCAGCAGGCGGGAAGCGGGGCCCAGGTACGGAATGCGGTGAACCCAGGTCTTGGACAGAAATTGCCCAAAATCCTCCCTGATCATCAGCTCGGCCAGTTCTTCTGCCCGATAGCCCGCGGCCAGCAGCGACGCGATGATCGCCCCCGCCGACGCTCCGGCCAGCTGCTTCCAGCCGAACCCCTTTTCCTCCGCCACCTGCAGCGCCCCGACCAACGCGACCGCCTTTACTCCGCCGCCTTCAAACACGGCATCCGCCCACACGGGCAACCCCTCCCTGAATCTTGCGAATCATCCCCCACTTAAAAACTTATGCATCGGGGGGAACGATTCCCTCAAGGGTTGACGTCCTCCTCCATTTCTCCCGCTTCCTTCAGGGCCCGCAACTCGGCGATCCGCTCCGGATTTTGCTTCAGATACTGGACCAGGTATTCAATGCACGTGATCGAATCCCAGCTGAGATGGTGCTCAATCCCCTCCACGTCGTCGTAGATCAATTCCTCGCTGACACCGATAATCCGCAAAAACTCCTCCAACAGTTGATGGCGGTCCACCAACCGCTTGCCCATTTTCTGGCCCTTGGGGGTCAGCACCAAACCCCGATATTTCTCATAAACCAGATATTTCCCTCGATCCAGCTTTTGGACCATCTTGGTTACGGAAGAAGGGTGGACCTCCAACGCTTCGGCGATATCCGATATCCTGGCATATCCCTTTTGATTGATCAGTTTGTAAATATTCTCCAAATAATCTTCCATGCTGGGCGTTGGCATGAAACTGACCCCCTGTCACTTGCGAACAATAATATCGGCTCTGCTGAGTTTTTATTTTATCATAAAATAACCAAAGCTCACATCCCGTTTTAACCAAAAAACCCGCCGGTCATTCCTCCGCTTGCAAAGTGCGGAGGAATCGCTTACAATTATATGTCCATCAGACATATTCCGAAAGGGATCCGAAAGGGGGGATTGGGTTTTTCAACCTGATCCCCCCTTCCTCGTGTCACTTTGCACTGATAAAGGAGGAAAGCGCTCCCATGAATCGGCAACCCGCCCTCGTATTGAGCGGCGAAGCCTTGACCCTGGAGGACTTCGCCGATGCGGTCTTCCACCGCCGCCCGGTGGTTCTCGATCCGAAGGCGATCGAGCGGATGGAATCGTCCCGGCGGATGGTGGAACGGCTGGTTCTTGAAAAACAGATCGTCTACGGCATCACCACCGGTTTCGGGAAATTCAGCGACACGGTCATCAAGTGCGATCAATCGGCCAAACTGCAGCTCAATCTGATCCGCAGTCACGCCTGCGGAGTGGGGGAACCCCTGCCCGAAGAGGCCGTCCGGGGCATGATGCTGCTGCGGGCCAACGCCTTGGCCAAGGGATTTTCCGGGATCCGTCCCGCCGTCGTGCAACGACTAGTCGATCTGTTGAACCGGGGGATTCACCCGTGCATTCCCTCCCAGGGTTCCCTGGGAGCCAGCGGAGATCTCGCTCCCCTCGCCCACATGGCCCTTCCCCTTCTCGGCAAGGGGGAAGTGTGGTACCGGGGAGAGCGGATGCCGTCCGACCAGGCCCTCCGTCTGGCCGGACTGTCCCCTGTTCAACTGGAGGCCAAGGAGGGGCTGGCCCTGATCAACGGAACCCAGATGATGACCAGTTTGGCCGCTTTGGCATTGGTCGCTTCCAAGCGGCTTTTGCTCTCCGCCGACATTATCGGAGCGATGACCCTGGAAGCCCTCGGCGGCATCCCCCAGGCCTTTCATCCCCTCCTGCAAAAAGTGCGGGGGCACCGGGGACAGATCGTCACCGCGGACAACTTGCGCTCGTTGATTCGCGAAAGCCAATTGGTCAGCCGGCCCGGACAAAAACGCGTACAGGACGCCTACAGTCTGCGGTGCATGCCCCAGGTTCACGGCGCTTCCAAGGATGCTTTCCGGTATGTGGAGAGCGTGATCACACGGGAGATGAACGCGGCCACGGACAATCCCCTCCTCTTTCCCGAGGAGGATCTGGTGATTTCGGGAGGAAATTTCCACGGTCAGCCCGTTGCCCTCGCCGCCGATTTTCTGGCCATCGCCCTGGCGGAGCTGGCCAACATTTCCGAACGCAGGACAGAACGGCTGGTCAACCCGAACTTGAGCGGTCTCCCTCCCTTTCTCACCCGCAGGGGCGGCCTGCATTCGGGTTACATGATCCTGCAGTACGTGGCAGCCTCCCTGGTGTCGGAAAACAAAACCCTCTGTCACCCGGCTTCCGTCGATTCCATTCCTTCCTCCGCCAACCAGGAGGATCATGTGAGCATGGGGGCCATCGGCGCCAGAAAACTGCAATCGGTCGTGCACAACGTGACCCGGGTGTTGGCCATCGAATACCTGTGCGCCGCCCAGGCGTTGGAATTCGCCGGAAAAACGCCGGGATTGGGAACCCGAATCGCCCATCGCCTGCTCCGCGACCGCGTTCCCCCCTTGACGGAGGACCGGGAAGGAACCCCCGACATCGAAGAAGCCGCACGGCTGATCGAAGAAGGGGTCCTGGTGGAGAAAGTGCGGCAGGCCGTCCCCTTGACCCTTTGACGGGTCAGCGGGCGGATGCCGCCTCCAAATGGAGGGGAACGGGACGAAAGTTCAGATAATCGCAGGAAACCAGCTGAAGGTAGATTCCCTCAAACTCGCCTTCCACCGACTCCTTGTGGGCTTCCCCGTGCAAATGGCCGTAAACGCAGGTTTGCACATCAAACTCCTTCATCACCTCCAGAAAACCGGAAGCGGTGATTTTGCGCGTGACCGGGGGAAAGTGAAGCATCGCCACCCGGGGCAGGTCGGGACAATTCCGCGCCGCCGCCTCCAGCGCCAGTCGAAGGCGGCCCACCTGCCGCTCGTAGATTTTCCGGTCCCGTTCCTCATCCCAGTACCTGTCCCCGGGAAGGATCCAACCCCTTGTGCCGGCGACGGCCACTCCCTCGACGACGGTGTAGTCCGCGTCGATCCATTCCATGCCCTCCGGCAGGGCCTGCCGCACCTTTTTTTTGCTCTGGGCGTAATAGCAATGATTGCCGGGGGACATCACCTTTCGTCCCGGAAGCTGGGAGATCCACTCGAAATCGTGGCGCGCCTCCTCCAACTTCATGCCCCAGCTGATATCCCCGGGAATCAATACGGTGTCCTCTTCCCCCACCGTCTCCAGCCAGGCATCGCGGATTTTCTCGTAATGGCGCTCCCATCCGAAAACGTCCATCGGCTTGTACACGTCTTTCTCATGATCCACATCGAACAATCCCGTCGGTTTGTTGAAGGAAAGATGAAGATCGCTGATCGCAAATATCGCCACTTGCCATACCCCGTCCTTCCACCGGATTCGTAAAGGGCGGCCGTCAAAACGAGACAACTCAACATCTCCTTACCCGAAACGGCCGGCCATCATGCGCGCCGGAATCGGCTGAAACGGGCAACAACTGCCCTGTCTCCGCTGCCTTCCCCATCATAAAATATCCTGAAGCAACGGTTCAACAACAGCGGGAAGGGAAGAACCTTCCGCCACAAAGCGCTGCAAACCATCCCACCGGACGCAGAGGGGCGCTTTGCTTATCCGAAGCGCCCCTTTTTCTCACATCCCCGTCATCGAACGCATGCTTCCGGGGACCTGTTCCTGACGCCTTCGGGGGAAAGGGGAGAACGCGATTGAGACCCTTTCATTACGTGGCCTTCGGCGATTCGATCACGGCGGGTTACAATGCTCCTCACCGGCGCGGCTATGTGGAACTGCTGGGCTTTCGTCTCGGTTCCCGCATTCCGCGCGTATGGGTTGCCAACTGCGGAAAAAAAGGGGCAACCAGCGGTGATCTCCTGTTTTACATGACCTTCTCTCCCTTTTTTCGGTCCGCTCTCCGGCGGGCGGATCTGATGACGCTCTGCATCGGGGGAAACGACCTTCTCCACGCCTATCTGAAAATGAACCTCCTCCGCCGACCGGACGCGATCCCCCGCTCCCTGCACCTATACAGCCTCAATCTGAACAATCTGATCGGCATGATTCGCCGCGCAAACCCCGGTCCCCTGCTTGTTCTCAACCTGTACAATCCCTTCCCCCTGTCTCCCCTGGCCGTCCGATGGGTGCGCGAAATGAACGCCATCATCGACGGGGTGGCCGCCCGGTGGAACGTTCCCGTCGTCGACATCTGCGATCGTTTCTTGGGAAAGGAACCCTTCCTGATTTACGGCTACCGGACGGGCACCCTTTCCGATTACCGGCTGTTCGGGGGAAACCCGATCCATCCCAACGGAGAGGGGCACCGGATCATCGCCGAAGCGGTGTGGGAAAAAATCGATCCTTAAAAAGAGAGCCCCGTGCCGGAAATCGGCACGGGCACGGACGTTTTCTTCAGGAACAACCGGTGGTCGCCCCGCAATCGAGGCAGACATAGCAGGAACCGTTGCGCTTGGTCATGCCTCCGCATTCGATGCACAGGGGGGCGCCGCTGCTGGCCCGAATCGCATCCAGATTGTCCTGGGGAGTCACGCCGCCCCGCTCCTCTCCCGCGAGGCTTCCGGTCACCTCTCTGTATCCCTGATCCAATTCCTGACTCGCCCGGGCATCCGCCGCCTCCTGCTCTTTCCGGCGGACCCGCTCCTTCTTGAAGCGGTTGGCGTACATTCTCAGTTCTTCCTTCTTCGGCGGAACCTGCACAAAGTCGGTCCGGCCCAGATACTCCATCCCGAGCATCCGGAAAACGTAATCGATGACCGACGTTGCCATCTTGATGTTGGGGTGATCCACCGGTCCCGCCGGTTCAAACCGGGTGAAAGTCATCGAATCGACATACTTCTCCAGCGGCACACCGTGCTGCAGGCCGAGGGACACCGCCACGGCAAAGGCGTCCAACAGCCCCCGCATCGTGCTGCCCGCCTTGTGCATGTCGATGAAAATCTCTCCGAGGGAACCATCTTCGTATTCCCCTGTGCGGACGAAAATCTTCTGGCCGGCAATCCGCGCTTCCTGCGTGAATCCATCCCGCTTGCGGGGAAGTCGGCGACGGACGCTGGGCACGTGTCCCGTCGCGTAAATTTCCGTCAGCTTCGTCGCGGCGGCGGGGACGCCGGAGGAAAGCGCCTCCGCTTCTTCATCCTCTCTGTTCTCACTCCGGGCATTCAGCGGTTGCGAGCTCTTCGAACCGTCCCGATAAAGCGCCACGGCTTTCAGCCCCAGACGCCATCCCTGCTCGTAGGCGTCCAGAATGTCGTCCACGGTGGCGTCGGCGGGCATGTTGATCGTCTTGGAGATCGCGCCGCTCAGGAAGGATTGGGCCGCGGCCATCATCCGCAGGTGACCCATGTAGTGAATGAACCGTTTCCCGTGTTTGCCGCAGGGATTGGCCGTGTCAAAGACGGGATAATGTTCCTCCTTCAGGTGCGGCGCCCCTTCGATGGTCATCATCCCGCAGATCACGTCATTGGCTTCATCGATCTCCCGCTGGCTGAATCCCAGCTCCTTCAGCAGGTTGAACCCCGGAGCACGGTACTCTTCGGGCTTGAATCCCAGCCGCTTCAGGCACTCTTCCCCCAAGATCCACACGTTGAAGGCGTAGGGAAGCTCAAACACCGTGGGCAGGGCCTTCTCCACCTTTTCCAGATCCTCGTCGGTGAACCCCTTTTCCTTGAGCGTCTCCCGGTTGATGTGGGGCGCTCCCTCCAGGGAGAGGGTTCCCATCACGTACCGGAGAATGTCCTCGATCTGCTCGGGGCTGTAACCGAGATTCTTGAGGGCGGGACGGATCGACCGGTTGGCGATCTTGAAATATCCTCCGCCCGCCAGTTTTTTAAATTTGACCAGGGCAAAATCGGGCTCGATGCCGGTGGTGTCGCAATCCATCAGCAGGCCGATCGTTCCCGTGGGCGCGATGAGGGTGGTCTGCGCGTTGCGATAGCCGTATTTTTCACCCATTTCCAGGGCTTCATCCCAGCTCTCCCGCGCGGCCTTGAGCAGATCCGGGGGACATTTCGTCGGATGAATTCCCATCGGCTTGATGGTCAATCCTTCATACTCCTCCTCCGGTGCGTTGTAGGCCGCACGGCGGTGATTGCGGATCACCCTGAGCATGTGCTCCCGGTTGACGGGGAACGCCTTGAAGGGCCCCAGCTCTTTGGCCATTTCCGCCGAGGTGACGTAGGCGGTGCCGGTCATCAGCGCGGTGATGGCCCCGGTGATGGCCAAGGCCTCCTCGGAATCGTAGGGAATTCCCGACACCATCAAAAGGGTCCCGATATTGGCATAGCCCAGTCCCAGCGTGCGGTACTCGTACGACCGCCTGGCAATCTCCTTGGAGGGGTATTGGGCCATCAGGACGGAGATCTCCAGCACGATCGTCCACAGGCGAACCGCGTGTTTGAAGGACGGAATGTCGAAGGTCCGGGTCTCGGCGTCGTAAAACTTCATCAGGTTGAGAGAGGCCAGGTTGCAGGCGGTGTTGTCCAAAAACATGTATTCGCTGCAAGGATTGGAGGCGTTGATCCGGTTGTGGCGGGCACCCACCTGTCCGTCCATCCCGCCGGGGCAGGTGTGCCATTCATTGATCGTCCCGTCGTACTGGACGCCCGGATCGGCGCACTCCCAGGCGGCCTGTCCGATCTGATTCCACAATTCCTTGGCGCGGACCACCTTCTTGACCTTTCCGGTGGTCCTATATTTCAAGGCCCAGCCGCCGTCCTCCTGCAGCGCGTGGAAAAATTCGTGGGGAATGCGCACCGAGTTGTTGGAATTCTGCCCCGAGACGGTATCGTACGCCTCGCCGTTGAAGGAGGGATCGTATCCGGCGCGGATGAGGGCCCGAACCTTCTTCTCCTCCTCCGATTTCCAGTTGATGAACTCCTCCACATCCGGGTGATCCAGGTCGAGGCAGACCATTTTCGCCGCCCGTCGGGTGGTGCCCCCCGACTTGATGGCCCCGGCCGCCCGGTCTCCGATCTTCAGGAAGGAGAGCAGCCCCGACGAAGTCCCTCCGCCGGACAAGGGCTCCCCTTTCCCGCGGATGTTGGAAAAGTTCGTCCCCGTGCCGCTTCCGTATTTGAAGAGGCGGGCCTCCCGCAGCCACAGATCCATGATGCCGCCCTCGTTGACCAGATCATCCTCGACGGACTGGATGAAACAGGCATGGGGCTGCGGCCGGCTGTAGGCGTCTTCCCCCTGCTTCAACTCCTCCGTTTCCGGGTCCACGTAATAATGCCCCTGCGGTTTGCCGGAGATGCCGTAGGCGTAATGGAGCCCGGTGTTGAACCACTGGGGGGAGTTGGGGGCGGCCATCTGGTTCAGCATCATGTAGACCAGCTCATCGTAGAAGGCCTGGGCGTCTTCCTCGGAATCAAAGTAACCGTACCGCTGGCCCCAGTCCTTCCAACAGCCGGCAAGGCGGTGAACCACCTGCTTGACGCTCCGTTCCGGACCGGTCACCGGACGTCCCTCTTCGTCGAGGATGGGATTGCCCTCCTCGTCCAGTTGAGGAACGCCCGCCTTGCGAAAATACTTGGATATCAGGATGTCCGACGCAACCTGAGACCAGTGCTTCGGAACTTCCGCTCCCTTCATTTCGAAGACGACGGATCCATCCGGGTTGGTGATGCGGCAATCCCGCCGCTCATACTCCACGGACTGATAGGGATCTTCCCCTTTGCGGGTAAATCGGCGTGGGATCTTCAAAGGAATTCCCCCTTGATCTCAATATGTAGGCACAATGCAATTATATCACTACAACATATTGTGTAAAATCCGGAATTTGCGGTTTCGGGACAAGGCGTCGCATTATCTGCCTCTTTCTGATTCTTCCACGGAATATCAAACCGATTCACCGGTTGATTTTCTGCGGGGATCAATTCCATCCCATGCCCTTGAGTCTTCCGGATTTTCTTTGATGTTGCGATAAAACTGAACTTGAGGCAAACTACTTATTAAGACGGAAAATGGCGAAGAGTGCCATCGGTTCGGCAGGACCGACCCGTCCGCCTGGACCGGCAGACCCGCGGCTTGATGGCGCGGTGAATGAATATCCGCCGACGAGGGGGAATCAACCGTGATCTTGTGGAACGACCGATTGATCCCGCGAAGCGAAGCATCCGTGGACATCGAAGACCGGGGTTACCAATTCGGCGACGGCATCTATGAGGTGATCCGCGTCTACGGCGGGAAACCCTTTTACCTCGCCGAACATCTCGAACGCCTGGAAAAGAGCGCCCGGGCAATCCGTCTGCCCCTTCCCTGGGACAGCGGGCTTTTGGCGGAGAAGCTCAACCAACTGGTGGAAGCCAACCGCCTTGTGGAGGGAACCATCTACCTTCAGGTCACCCGCGGCCCGGCTCCCCGCAACCACGCGTTTCCCGAAAAGGCGGAGCCCGTGCTCGTCGCCTACACAACGGAGGTGCCCCGGCCGGAGGCCATGCTGAAGGAAGGGATCCGGACCTGCACCCACAAAGACATTCGCTGGCTGCGCT
Protein-coding regions in this window:
- a CDS encoding metallophosphoesterase: MSRFDGRPLRIRWKDGVWQVAIFAISDLHLSFNKPTGLFDVDHEKDVYKPMDVFGWERHYEKIRDAWLETVGEEDTVLIPGDISWGMKLEEARHDFEWISQLPGRKVMSPGNHCYYAQSKKKVRQALPEGMEWIDADYTVVEGVAVAGTRGWILPGDRYWDEERDRKIYERQVGRLRLALEAAARNCPDLPRVAMLHFPPVTRKITASGFLEVMKEFDVQTCVYGHLHGEAHKESVEGEFEGIYLQLVSCDYLNFRPVPLHLEAASAR
- a CDS encoding SGNH/GDSL hydrolase family protein; the protein is MRPFHYVAFGDSITAGYNAPHRRGYVELLGFRLGSRIPRVWVANCGKKGATSGDLLFYMTFSPFFRSALRRADLMTLCIGGNDLLHAYLKMNLLRRPDAIPRSLHLYSLNLNNLIGMIRRANPGPLLVLNLYNPFPLSPLAVRWVREMNAIIDGVAARWNVPVVDICDRFLGKEPFLIYGYRTGTLSDYRLFGGNPIHPNGEGHRIIAEAVWEKIDP
- the hutH gene encoding histidine ammonia-lyase; its protein translation is MNRQPALVLSGEALTLEDFADAVFHRRPVVLDPKAIERMESSRRMVERLVLEKQIVYGITTGFGKFSDTVIKCDQSAKLQLNLIRSHACGVGEPLPEEAVRGMMLLRANALAKGFSGIRPAVVQRLVDLLNRGIHPCIPSQGSLGASGDLAPLAHMALPLLGKGEVWYRGERMPSDQALRLAGLSPVQLEAKEGLALINGTQMMTSLAALALVASKRLLLSADIIGAMTLEALGGIPQAFHPLLQKVRGHRGQIVTADNLRSLIRESQLVSRPGQKRVQDAYSLRCMPQVHGASKDAFRYVESVITREMNAATDNPLLFPEEDLVISGGNFHGQPVALAADFLAIALAELANISERRTERLVNPNLSGLPPFLTRRGGLHSGYMILQYVAASLVSENKTLCHPASVDSIPSSANQEDHVSMGAIGARKLQSVVHNVTRVLAIEYLCAAQALEFAGKTPGLGTRIAHRLLRDRVPPLTEDREGTPDIEEAARLIEEGVLVEKVRQAVPLTL
- the mntR gene encoding transcriptional regulator MntR, translating into MPTPSMEDYLENIYKLINQKGYARISDIAEALEVHPSSVTKMVQKLDRGKYLVYEKYRGLVLTPKGQKMGKRLVDRHQLLEEFLRIIGVSEELIYDDVEGIEHHLSWDSITCIEYLVQYLKQNPERIAELRALKEAGEMEEDVNP
- a CDS encoding protease complex subunit PrcB family protein; translation: MGDKQREPVPFQLISRDEEKKLPASVVQWVASTKEKRGIHFFAHADRRYLLITAGIRPNPGYRLTLSQVRSGKQGWEIVVKESAPQPGRFYPQVLVVPYLLGEVRKTVKVIEESTGKPFGEDSAPGPLR
- a CDS encoding vitamin B12-dependent ribonucleotide reductase; translation: MKIPRRFTRKGEDPYQSVEYERRDCRITNPDGSVVFEMKGAEVPKHWSQVASDILISKYFRKAGVPQLDEEGNPILDEEGRPVTGPERSVKQVVHRLAGCWKDWGQRYGYFDSEEDAQAFYDELVYMMLNQMAAPNSPQWFNTGLHYAYGISGKPQGHYYVDPETEELKQGEDAYSRPQPHACFIQSVEDDLVNEGGIMDLWLREARLFKYGSGTGTNFSNIRGKGEPLSGGGTSSGLLSFLKIGDRAAGAIKSGGTTRRAAKMVCLDLDHPDVEEFINWKSEEEKKVRALIRAGYDPSFNGEAYDTVSGQNSNNSVRIPHEFFHALQEDGGWALKYRTTGKVKKVVRAKELWNQIGQAAWECADPGVQYDGTINEWHTCPGGMDGQVGARHNRINASNPCSEYMFLDNTACNLASLNLMKFYDAETRTFDIPSFKHAVRLWTIVLEISVLMAQYPSKEIARRSYEYRTLGLGYANIGTLLMVSGIPYDSEEALAITGAITALMTGTAYVTSAEMAKELGPFKAFPVNREHMLRVIRNHRRAAYNAPEEEYEGLTIKPMGIHPTKCPPDLLKAARESWDEALEMGEKYGYRNAQTTLIAPTGTIGLLMDCDTTGIEPDFALVKFKKLAGGGYFKIANRSIRPALKNLGYSPEQIEDILRYVMGTLSLEGAPHINRETLKEKGFTDEDLEKVEKALPTVFELPYAFNVWILGEECLKRLGFKPEEYRAPGFNLLKELGFSQREIDEANDVICGMMTIEGAPHLKEEHYPVFDTANPCGKHGKRFIHYMGHLRMMAAAQSFLSGAISKTINMPADATVDDILDAYEQGWRLGLKAVALYRDGSKSSQPLNARSENREDEEAEALSSGVPAAATKLTEIYATGHVPSVRRRLPRKRDGFTQEARIAGQKIFVRTGEYEDGSLGEIFIDMHKAGSTMRGLLDAFAVAVSLGLQHGVPLEKYVDSMTFTRFEPAGPVDHPNIKMATSVIDYVFRMLGMEYLGRTDFVQVPPKKEELRMYANRFKKERVRRKEQEAADARASQELDQGYREVTGSLAGEERGGVTPQDNLDAIRASSGAPLCIECGGMTKRNGSCYVCLDCGATTGCS
- a CDS encoding patatin-like phospholipase family protein; this encodes MWADAVFEGGGVKAVALVGALQVAEEKGFGWKQLAGASAGAIIASLLAAGYRAEELAELMIREDFGQFLSKTWVHRIPYLGPASRLLVKKGLYSGRPLEQWIGKLLEKKGVRTFADLKDRKLRIIASDISRGALLVLPKDLEEYGYPAERLTVARAVRMSCSIPYFFDPVKIWYRPSKRVSYIVDGGLLSNFPVWLFDRDRPRWPTFGFRLISETEGQPREIHGPISLFRAMFLTMMEAHDNRHIKEQDRLRTIQVPVSGVGMTDFHISREKRQALYEAGRKAAEAFFDKWKFSDYLAMRLGSSPVRYTMRPAPEVEGDVAEHGG